One Sphingomonas sp. SUN039 genomic window carries:
- a CDS encoding type II toxin-antitoxin system VapB family antitoxin produces the protein MRTTIKIDDELLADAREFSGIDETSALVRHALKTVVQLEAGRRLARLGGSQPGFVAAPRRRPPEFTNPE, from the coding sequence ATGCGGACGACGATCAAGATCGACGATGAACTTTTGGCAGACGCGCGGGAGTTCTCGGGTATCGATGAAACATCGGCGCTTGTCCGTCATGCGCTCAAGACTGTCGTTCAGCTTGAAGCCGGTCGACGCTTGGCAAGGCTCGGGGGAAGCCAGCCCGGCTTCGTTGCAGCCCCCCGGCGACGCCCTCCCGAGTTCACGAACCCCGAATGA
- a CDS encoding type II toxin-antitoxin system VapC family toxin produces the protein MILADTCIWADYIDRGDYSLAALLENGAVVTHPFVVAEVLLGNLADRKMWKDQLARLPEFLPVRHSDVMALIDAAELGGSGVGYVDAHLLAAVLARPGTAIWTRDKKLNRVAGELGVAFEPA, from the coding sequence ATGATTCTGGCCGACACCTGCATCTGGGCCGATTATATCGATCGGGGCGATTACAGCCTGGCGGCATTGCTCGAAAATGGTGCCGTCGTGACGCACCCGTTCGTAGTTGCCGAAGTGTTGCTGGGGAATCTTGCAGATCGCAAGATGTGGAAGGACCAGCTCGCGCGGTTGCCCGAATTCCTTCCGGTTCGCCACAGCGACGTGATGGCGCTGATCGATGCGGCCGAACTCGGCGGATCGGGCGTCGGTTATGTCGACGCGCATTTGCTGGCAGCCGTTCTTGCCCGCCCGGGTACCGCAATCTGGACCCGCGACAAGAAATTGAACCGCGTTGCCGGAGAGTTAGGCGTAGCGTTCGAGCCCGCCTGA
- the rmuC gene encoding DNA recombination protein RmuC has translation MSVELIIFAVVGLAIGLLLGWLLGGRTAATVRAELAAVQVRADQAELLRKTLDEVEREREDATTTIAALRADHSARAESFEAQLKQLSEAKDALGAQFAETAGKLLDTAQRQFLERADARFKESEATTGQGIKALLQPVTERLQRYEEGVAKVEAERRDAFGDLKGQIEAMRLGTERVSGEAAKLVNALRNAPKARGRWGEQQLKNVLESCGLSEYADFQTEVNVGLEDGGRLRPDVIIRVPGGQSLVIDAKVSLNAYQDAFGAIDESDRATHLTAHALSMRTHVNGLGNKSYWSQFADAPDYVIMFVPGEHFLSAALEHDPTLWDFAFDKKVLLATPTNLIAIARTVAAVWRQEKLAGQAREIAELGKELYARLAVMGSHVGRLGKSLDTAVGAYNAFVGSLETNVLTQAKRFETLNIDTGGKAIELPPVVEQATRPLVKLVGEGSSALKIASNDAISDAEGAA, from the coding sequence ATGAGCGTCGAGTTGATCATCTTTGCCGTGGTCGGTTTGGCGATAGGGCTGTTGCTTGGCTGGCTGCTGGGCGGGCGGACGGCGGCGACCGTGCGCGCCGAACTGGCGGCGGTGCAGGTGCGCGCCGACCAAGCCGAACTGCTCCGCAAGACGCTCGACGAGGTCGAGCGCGAGCGGGAGGACGCCACCACGACGATTGCTGCGTTGCGCGCAGACCACAGCGCGCGCGCCGAATCGTTTGAGGCGCAGCTGAAGCAATTATCCGAGGCGAAGGACGCCCTCGGCGCGCAATTCGCCGAGACGGCAGGCAAGCTGCTCGACACCGCCCAGCGCCAGTTCCTCGAACGCGCCGATGCGCGGTTCAAGGAATCCGAGGCGACGACGGGGCAGGGGATCAAGGCGCTGTTGCAACCGGTGACCGAACGCCTGCAACGCTATGAAGAGGGCGTCGCCAAGGTCGAGGCCGAGCGCCGCGACGCCTTCGGCGATCTGAAGGGCCAGATCGAAGCGATGCGCCTCGGCACCGAGCGCGTTTCGGGTGAAGCGGCCAAGCTGGTCAACGCGCTTCGCAACGCCCCCAAGGCGCGCGGACGCTGGGGCGAGCAGCAGCTCAAAAACGTCCTCGAAAGCTGCGGGCTTTCGGAATACGCCGATTTCCAGACGGAGGTGAACGTCGGCCTCGAGGATGGCGGGCGGTTGCGGCCCGACGTCATCATCCGCGTGCCCGGCGGGCAGAGCCTCGTTATCGACGCGAAAGTGTCGCTGAACGCCTATCAGGACGCGTTCGGCGCGATCGACGAGAGCGACCGCGCGACGCACCTGACGGCACATGCGCTGTCGATGCGGACGCATGTGAACGGCCTTGGCAACAAGAGCTATTGGAGCCAGTTCGCCGACGCGCCCGACTATGTGATCATGTTCGTGCCCGGCGAACATTTCCTTTCGGCGGCGCTCGAGCATGATCCGACCCTGTGGGATTTCGCGTTCGACAAGAAGGTGCTGCTGGCGACACCTACGAATTTGATTGCCATTGCCCGGACGGTGGCGGCAGTCTGGCGGCAGGAGAAGCTCGCCGGACAGGCGCGCGAAATCGCCGAACTCGGCAAGGAACTCTACGCACGTCTTGCGGTGATGGGCAGCCACGTCGGGCGGCTCGGCAAGAGCCTCGATACGGCAGTGGGCGCGTATAACGCGTTCGTCGGCAGCCTCGAGACCAACGTGCTGACGCAGGCTAAAAGGTTCGAGACGCTCAATATCGATACGGGGGGGAAGGCGATCGAACTGCCTCCCGTCGTCGAGCAGGCGACGCGACCGCTGGTCAAGCTGGTCGGCGAGGGCAGCTCTGCATTGAAAATTGCATCAAATGATGCCATTTCTGATGCCGAAGGAGCAGCGTGA